Genomic segment of Sodalis-like secondary symbiont of Drepanosiphum platanoidis:
ATCTATTAAATCTTATAGAGGTCCAGGATTAAAAAAAGGAATAAAAATATTTGAAAAACTTAAATCAGAATTTAATGTTAAAATAATGACAGATGTACATAATGAAGAACAAGCAAAAATTATATCTAATTTTGTAGATGTTATTCAAATTCCAGCTTTTTTAGCAAGACAAACAGATTTAATAAAATCAGTTTCAAAAACAGGTTCTGTTATTAATATAAAAAAACCTCAATTTATGAATCCTACTCAAATAATAAATATTGTTGAAAAATGTAGAGCATTTGGTAATAATAAAATTATTTTATGTGAAAGAGGAAGTTCTTTTGGTTATGATAATTTAATAGTAGATATTTTAGGTCTTCATACAATGAGTGAATTATCTGGTGGATGTCCAATATTATTGGATGTAACACATTCCTTGCAAACAAGAGATCCATTCGGAAAAGTTTCATATGGTAGAAGAGACAAAATATGTGATTTAGCTAGAGCTGGTATTGCTGTTATTATATCTGGTATTTTTATTGAATCACATTTTAATCCTAATGAAGCAAAATGTGATGGTCCTTCAGCTTTACCAATAAAAAAATTAGAATCTTTTTTAAGTCAAATAAAATCTATTGATCAATTGGTAAAAAGTTTTATTAAAATTGATATTAAATAATATATTAAACTTTAATAAAATTAAATTTTTTTGAATTTTTTTTAAAATTTAAAAAATTATTAAATTTAATAAATAATTATTTTAAAATAAAAATAAATATTTTTATTTTAAAAATAAAAATTATAATAAATAATTTTAAAATATATTTTTATTAAAAATAAATATTTTCATATTTAAAATTTAATTTTATATATATATTATATATTATTTAATATAAATTTTTTAATTCTAATAATAGGAAATTGTTTTATGAATTTAATTAAAATGACAGATTTAAATTTATTTAATAAACGTGTATTAATTAGATCAGATTTAAATGTACCTTTGAAAGATAAAAAAATTACATCTTTTATGAGAATTACATCATCTTTACCAGCAATTAAATTTGCAATAGAACAAAAAGCAACTGTTTTAATTGCTTCACATTTAGGTCGACCAATAGAAGGAGAATATAATTCAAACTTATCATTATATCCAATAGCAAAATATTTAAAAAAAATATTAAATCATCCTATTCGTTTTGTAAAAGATTATATTAATGGATTTAAAATAAATTCAGGAGAAGTTGTATTACTTGAAAATGTTAGATTTAATAAAGGTGAAAAAAAAAATGATGATAAACTAGGAAAAAAATATTCTAAATTATGTGATATTTTTGTAATGGATGCTTTTGGATCTTTACATAGATCACATGCTTCTACAAATTCTGTAGCAAAATTTTCTTCAATATCATGTGCTGGTCCTTTATTATGCAAAGAAATAAAAGAAATAACAAAAGCACTTGATAATCCTAAAAGACCAATGGTTTCTGTAGTAGGTGGATCAAAAGTATCTACTAAATTAACTGTTTTAAATTCTTTAGCTAAAATGTCAGATATATTAATTGTAGGTGGTGGAATTGCTAATACATTACTTGCATCTCAAGGTTATAACATTGGAAATTCTCTTTATGAAGCTGATTTAATGTTAGAAGCTAAAAATTTATATAAATATGGAAATATACTTTTACCAAAAGATGTAAAAGTATCTACTGAATTTTCTGAAAATTCTTATGCAAAATTAAAATCTATTGAAAATATTAAAGATAATGAACAAATATTAGATTTAGGAGATAAATCTTGTGAAGAATTTTCAAAAATTTTAATAAATGCTAAAACAATATTATGGAATGGTCCAGTTGGAGTTTTTGAATTTTCTAATTTTAGAAAAGGAACAGAAACTATTGGATTTTCTATTGCAAAAAGTAAAGCTTTTTCTATTGCAGGAGGAGGAGATACAATTTCAGCTATAGATTTATTAAATATAAAAAAAGAAATTTCTTATATTTCTACTGGAGGTGGAGCTTTTATTGAATTTTTAGAAAAAAAAGAATTACCTATATTATCAATTTTAAAAAATAAATTAAAATAATTACTAATAATATAAATTAGTAATTTTTTTTAAAAAAATAAAATAATAATTAATTATCTTTTAAATCTCATAAAGGAATGAGAATATGTGTAAAATTTTAAATTTAGTTAAACCAGGTGTAATTTCAGGAAATGATGTTCAAACAATATTTAATTTTGCAAAAAAAAATAAATTTGCTTTACCTGCAATTAATTGTATAGGTATTGATTCAATTAATGCTGTATTAGAAACAGCTAAAAAAATGCAATCTCCAGTTATTATACAATTTTCATATGGAGGATCTTCATTTATTTCTGGTTTAGGTTTAAATAATAAACAACATAAATCATCTATATTAGGTGCTATTTCAGGAGCATTTCATGTACATAATATAGCAAAATATTATGGAATACCAGTAATACTTCATACTGATCATTGTGATAAGAATATGCTTCCATGGATTGATTCATTAATTATTGAAGGTGAAAAACATTATTTTTCTACAGGAAAACCACTTTTTTCTTCTCATATGATAGATCTTTCTAAAGAAACAATTGAAAATAATATTAAAATTAGTGCAAAATATTTATCTCGTTTAAGTCAGATAGATATGACTTTAGAAATAGAATTAGGATGTACTGGAGGTGAAGAAGATGGAATTGATAATATAAATATTTCAAGATCTTTACTTTATACTCACCCAAAAGATGTTGCTTATGCATATAAAAAATTAAATAATATTAGTTCAAATCTTATTATAGCTGCATCATTTGGTAATATACATGGAGTATATAAACCAGGAAATGTTAAACTAACCCCTAAAATTTTAAAAAAATCTCAAAAATATATTTCTAAAAAATTTAATCTTCCAAATAATTCTCTTAATTTAGTTTTTCATGGAGGATCTGGTACAAAATTAAAAGAAATTCAAGAATCTTTAAAATATGGAATAATTAAAATAAATTTTGATACAGATATTCAATGGGCTACTTTTAAAGGTGTTAAAAAATATTTTAAAAAAAATCATAAATTTTTAAAAAATCAATTAGGAAATCCTTTTGGAAATAATAATCCAAATAAAAAATATTATGATCCACGTGTATGGTTAAGAGAAGGTCAAATTTCATTAAAAAAATATTTAGAAAAAATATTTAAAAATCTTAATTCAATTAATGTTTTATAAAAAAAATTTATTTTATTATTAAAAATAAATTTATTTTATATAAAAAAATATATATAATTAATTTTTTTTTAAAATTTTTATAAAAAATTTTAAAAAATTAATTTATATAAAAATATATTTTAATTTTTAAAGATTATTTTTTTATGAAAATATTATAATAATTAAATATAAAATTTTTTATTTTAAAAAAATAAAAATTTATTAAAATAATTTATATATAAAATAAAAAATTATTTTTATAAAAATATTATATATTTATAATTAAATAATTTAATGAGTAAAATAAATGTGAAAAAATTAAGTGTAATTAATGAAATTAATCATGTTAGTAATTGGCTTACAGGACATCAACAATTATTAATTCAATATGTTATAAATATGATTATTGCAATTATTATACTTTTTTCTGGAATATTTCTTTCAAAAATTATTTCAAGATCATTAAATAAAGTAATGAAATCAAGAAATATAGATATAACAGTTACAAATTTTATTTCTACAATTTTTCATTATGGTAGTCTTATTTTTACTATTATTGCATTTTTAAATTGTTTAGGAGTTCAAACTTCTTCAATAATTGCAGTTATAGGAGCTGCTGGTTTAGCTGTAGGATTAGCATTACAAGGATCTTTATCAAATTTTGCTGCTGGTGTTTTACTTGTTACATTTCGTCATTTTCATGCTGGAGATTATGTTGATTTTGGAGGTACATCTGGTACAGTAATGGTTGTACAATTATTTTCAACTACTTTAAGAACTTATGATGGAAAAATTATTATTGTTCCTAACAGTAAAATTATTTCTGGTAATATTACAAATTTTTTTGCAGAACCTAATAGATTATTAGATATAACAATTAGTGTTAATTATAACACTGATTTTAATTTAATTAAAAAAGTAGTTAATAATCTTTTATTAAAAGATACAAGAATAATTAAAGAAATGGGAACCACAGTAAGATTAAGTGGATTAAGACCTACATCTATTGATTTTATAATAAGAGCTTGGGTTCCTAGAAATGAATTACAAAATGCAAAATTTGATTTATTAGAAAATATTAAAATATCTTTAGATATTCATAAAATTGGTATTATATATCCATCAATAAATATATCTCTTACAAAAGATTCTAAATAATTTTATTTATAAAATGTAAATTATTATGAATTTATTAATTTTATTAAAATATTAAAGAATTAAATATTTTTAATTAAAATTATATATAAAATGTAAATAATTAATTAATAAAATTTTATGATAAATAAAAATAAAAAAATTTTAGTAACATGTGCTTTACCATATGCTAATGGACCTATTCATTTAGGTCATATGCTTGAACATATTCAAGCAGATATATGGGTTAGATATCAGAGAATGCAAGGAAATATAGTATATTTTATTTGTGCTGATGATGCACATGGAACACCTATTATGATTAAAGCAAAAAAATTAAAAATAAATATTGAATCTATGATTAAAAAAATAAATAAAGAACATAAAAAAGATTTTTTAAAATTTAATATTAGTTATAATAATTATTATTCAACTCATAGTAAAGAAAATCTTGTTTTATGTAATTTAATTTTTAATAGATTAAGAAAAAAAAAATTAATTAATATTAAAAATATTTCTCAATTATATGATAAAAAAATATCAATTTTTTTACCTGATAGATATGTTAAAGGAACTTGTCCTAAATGTTTTTCTATTAATCAATATGGAGATAATTGTGAAATTTGTAGTGCTGTTTATGATTCAATTAATTTAATTAATCCAAAATCAATATTATCTAATTCAATACCAATTATTAGAAATTCTAAACATTTCTTTTTTAA
This window contains:
- the kdsA gene encoding 3-deoxy-8-phosphooctulonate synthase — translated: MKQLVVKIGNIKISNSLPFVLFGGMNVLESLNTSMKICEYYINITKKLNIPYIFKASFDKANRSSIKSYRGPGLKKGIKIFEKLKSEFNVKIMTDVHNEEQAKIISNFVDVIQIPAFLARQTDLIKSVSKTGSVINIKKPQFMNPTQIINIVEKCRAFGNNKIILCERGSSFGYDNLIVDILGLHTMSELSGGCPILLDVTHSLQTRDPFGKVSYGRRDKICDLARAGIAVIISGIFIESHFNPNEAKCDGPSALPIKKLESFLSQIKSIDQLVKSFIKIDIK
- a CDS encoding phosphoglycerate kinase; translation: MNLIKMTDLNLFNKRVLIRSDLNVPLKDKKITSFMRITSSLPAIKFAIEQKATVLIASHLGRPIEGEYNSNLSLYPIAKYLKKILNHPIRFVKDYINGFKINSGEVVLLENVRFNKGEKKNDDKLGKKYSKLCDIFVMDAFGSLHRSHASTNSVAKFSSISCAGPLLCKEIKEITKALDNPKRPMVSVVGGSKVSTKLTVLNSLAKMSDILIVGGGIANTLLASQGYNIGNSLYEADLMLEAKNLYKYGNILLPKDVKVSTEFSENSYAKLKSIENIKDNEQILDLGDKSCEEFSKILINAKTILWNGPVGVFEFSNFRKGTETIGFSIAKSKAFSIAGGGDTISAIDLLNIKKEISYISTGGGAFIEFLEKKELPILSILKNKLK
- the fbaA gene encoding class II fructose-bisphosphate aldolase, translating into MCKILNLVKPGVISGNDVQTIFNFAKKNKFALPAINCIGIDSINAVLETAKKMQSPVIIQFSYGGSSFISGLGLNNKQHKSSILGAISGAFHVHNIAKYYGIPVILHTDHCDKNMLPWIDSLIIEGEKHYFSTGKPLFSSHMIDLSKETIENNIKISAKYLSRLSQIDMTLEIELGCTGGEEDGIDNINISRSLLYTHPKDVAYAYKKLNNISSNLIIAASFGNIHGVYKPGNVKLTPKILKKSQKYISKKFNLPNNSLNLVFHGGSGTKLKEIQESLKYGIIKINFDTDIQWATFKGVKKYFKKNHKFLKNQLGNPFGNNNPNKKYYDPRVWLREGQISLKKYLEKIFKNLNSINVL
- a CDS encoding mechanosensitive ion channel domain-containing protein, whose translation is MKKLSVINEINHVSNWLTGHQQLLIQYVINMIIAIIILFSGIFLSKIISRSLNKVMKSRNIDITVTNFISTIFHYGSLIFTIIAFLNCLGVQTSSIIAVIGAAGLAVGLALQGSLSNFAAGVLLVTFRHFHAGDYVDFGGTSGTVMVVQLFSTTLRTYDGKIIIVPNSKIISGNITNFFAEPNRLLDITISVNYNTDFNLIKKVVNNLLLKDTRIIKEMGTTVRLSGLRPTSIDFIIRAWVPRNELQNAKFDLLENIKISLDIHKIGIIYPSINISLTKDSK